One window of Pocillopora verrucosa isolate sample1 chromosome 9, ASM3666991v2, whole genome shotgun sequence genomic DNA carries:
- the LOC136283318 gene encoding tetratricopeptide repeat protein 28-like → MNNTRQILEKIRIGLNVATYLLKTDRGIQASNLCDECVILLNNLDFEINGLDISDVIFNAYYEISDYKNAVRYTNKLIDMFSNAGMSMIKLGDKYLRTSRLAEARKLFESVVAITKTIGHKREEATTYGRLGCVFCSLGEYQKAKEYHEKALAIATQIGDREGEGKQYRNLGVLFKSLGEYQKAIEYYEKALAIATQIGDRKGRQYGNLGVLFRSLGEYQKAKEYHEKALAIATQIGNKKAEGSQYGNLGVVFQSLGEYQKAKEYHEKALAIATQIGDREGEGRQYGSLGVVFQSLGEYQKAKEYHEKALAIATQIGHREGEGTQYGNLGVVFQSLGEYQKAKEYHEKALAIATQIGDREGEGIQYGSLGLVFQSLGEYQKAKEYYEKALAIATQIGDREEEGSQYGNLGVVFQSLGEYQKAKEYHEKALAIATQIGDRKGEGRQYGNLGVVFRSLGKYQKAKEYYEKALAIATQIGDKKGEGTQEGEGKQYGNLGVLFRSLGEYQKAKEYYEKALAIATQIGDRKGEGTQYGSLGVLFRSLGEYQKAKEYYEKALAIATQIGDRKGEGTQYGSLGDVFRSVGEYQKAKEYYEKALAIATQIGDRKGEGTQYGSLGDVFRSVGEYQKAKEYYEKALAIATQIGDRKGEGTQYGSLGVVFLALGEYQKAKEYHEKALAIATQIGDKKGEGSQYGNLGNVFLALRENKPAKRHLDKALAISIETGDREFEGYCYASLAHLHHSLNDYQKATELYEKGLSINMNIGDRKGQGTSYLGLGHVSLSLGNYDESEKYFEDARSMSSKIGHNMTYFKSLLGITQVKMSQSKLEEATQYLRQSIEIYEKLRDFLKGNDEFKMSLLEEHGNFPYKLLSKILCANGSKRDSLNVEELRRARGLAELMADKLLTESHISTDLTYRPKIENILMETLTYE, encoded by the exons ATGAATAACACGCGTCAAATCCTAGAGAAGATCAGGATAGGTTTGAATGTTGCTACATATCTTCTGAAGACTGATCGTGGTATACAAGCCTCTAATTTGTGCGATGAATGTGTAATCTTACTTAACAACTTAGACTTTGAAATTAACGGCCTTGATATCTCTGACGTAATATTCAATGCGTACTACGAAATCTCTGATTACAAAAATGCAGTAAGATACACCAACAAACTTATTGACATGTTCAGCAATGCTGGAATGTCAATGATAAAACTGGGAGACAAATATCTACGAACAAGTAGGTTGGCAGAAGCCAGGAAACTTTTTGAAAGCGTAGTTGCTATCACTAAAACAATTGGCCACAAAAGAGAAGAAGCAACCACTTATGGCAGGCTTGGATGTGTGTTTTgttcactcggtgaatatcagaaggctaaagaatatcacgagaaagcacttgccatcgcaacacaaattggcgacagggaaggAGAAGGAAAACAGTACAGGAACCTTGGAGTCTTGTTTaaatcactcggtgaatatcagaaggctatagaatattacgagaaagcacttgctatcgcaacacaaattggtgacaggaaagGAAGACAGTACGGGAACCTTGGAGTCTTGTTTcgatcactcggtgaatatcagaaggctaaagaatatcacgagaaagcacttgccatcgcaacacAAATTGGCAACAAGAAAGCAGAAGGAAGTCAGTACGGGAACCTTGGAGTCgtgtttcaatcactcggtgaataccagaaggctaaagaatatcacgagaaagcacttgctatcgcaacacaaattggcgacagggaaggAGAAGGAAGACAGTACGGGAGCCTTGGAGTCgtgtttcaatcactcggtgaataccagaaggctaaagaatatcacgagaaagcacttgctatcgcaacacAAATTGGCCACAGGGAAGGAGAAGGAACACAGTACGGGAACCTTGGAGTCgtgtttcaatcactcggtgaataccagaaggctaaagaatatcacgagaaagcacttgccatcgcaacacaaattggcgacagggaaggAGAAGGAATTCAGTACGGGAGCCTTGGACTCgtgtttcaatcactcggtgaataccagaaggctaaagaatattacgagaaagcacttgccatcgcaacacaaattggcgacagggaagAAGAAGGAAGTCAGTACGGGAACCTTGGAGTCgtgtttcaatcactcggtgaatatcagaaggctaaagaatatcacgagaaagcacttgctatcgcaacacaaattggcgacaggaaaggagaaggaagacAGTACGGGAACCTTGGAGTCGTGTTTCGATCACTCGgtaaatatcagaaggctaaagaatattacgagaaagcacttgctatcgcaacacaaattggcgacaagaaaggagaaggaacaca ggaaggAGAAGGAAAACAGTACGGGAACCTTGGAGTCTTGTTTcgatcactcggtgaatatcagaaggctaaagaatattacgagaaagcacttgctatcgcaacacaaattggcgacaggaaaggagaaggaacacaGTACGGGAGCCTTGGAGTCTTGTTTcgatcactcggtgaatatcagaaggctaaagaatattacgagaaagcacttgctatcgcaacacaaattggcgacaggaaaggagaaggaacacaGTACGGGAGCCTTGGAGACGTGTTTCGATCAgtcggtgaatatcagaaggctaaagaatattacgagaaagcacttgctatcgcaacacaaattggcgacaggaaaggagaaggaacacaGTACGGGAGCCTTGGAGACGTGTTTCGATCAgtcggtgaatatcagaaggctaaagaatattacgagaaagcacttgctatcgcaacacaaattggcgacaggaaaggagaaggaacacaGTACGGGAGCCTTGGAGTCGTGTTTCTAgcactcggtgaatatcagaaggctaaagaatatcacgagaaagcacttgctatcgcaacacAAATTGGCGACAAGAAAGGAGAAGGAAGTCAGTACGGGAACCTTGGAAATGTGTTTCTAGCACTTCGTGAAAATAAGCCGGCCAAGAGACATTTGGACAAAGCACTCGCCATCAGtatagaaactggcgacagagaGTTTGAAGGATATTGCTACGCAAGCCTGGCACATCTGCATCATTCGCTCAATGACTACCAGAAGGCTACAGAACTATACGAAAAAGGCCTTTCCATCAACATGAACATTGGTGATAGGAAGGGACAGGGAACAAGTTATCTAGGCCTTGGACACGTATCTTTATCCCTTGGAAATTATGACGAATCGGAAAAATACTTTGAGGATGCGCGCTCAATGAGTAGCAAAATTGGACACAATATGACTTACTTTAAGAGTCTTCTCGGTATTACTCAGGTAAAGATGTCTCAATCAAAGTTAGAGGAGGCAACGCAGTATCTTCGTCAAAGtattgaaatttatgaaaagttgCGAGATTTTCTCAAAGGAaatgatgaatttaaaatgtctcTCTTAGAAGAGCACGGTAATTTCCCATACAAGTTGTTGAGTAAGATACTGTGTGCTAACGGAAGCAAGCGAGATTCTCTTAATGTGGAGGAGTTGCGACGCGCTAGAGGCCTTGCAGAATTAATGGCGGACAAACTCTTAACTGAGAGCCACATCTCAACTGATTTAACATATCGGCCTAAGATCGAAAACATT CTAATGGAGACATTGACTTACGAATGA
- the LOC131785917 gene encoding tetratricopeptide repeat protein 28-like, which translates to MEIDTLIAAFVCDAEDIFKKSASTFGIKYNENCEDRSLGDEIPLSPQEESREPLQGDETKRNKIILQLCYDQIIAPVKDLLTEPEVIIVPERCSYRVPFAALRDEPAGKYLSETHRIRIVPSLTTLRIIQECPADYHSQTGALVVGDPKAGYVQYRGRPLNLVPLSGARKEAEMVGRLLGVQPLLGEHATKQAVLHVLHSASLIHLAAHGHADRGEIALSPNCTTNGIPQEEDYLLTMSDISKVKLRAKLVVLSCCHSGRGTFKQEGVIGIARAFLASGARSVLVASWTIQDEATEQLMNHFYERLAAGESASESLHQAMKWLRSNGFTEPRQWAPFVLMGDNVTFDLQKLRQKEPTEDENEGDKRQSSD; encoded by the exons ATGGAAATCGACACCCTCATAGCTGCATTCGTTTGCGATGCGGAGGATATTTTTAAGAAGAGTGCCTCCACTTTCGGAATTAAATATAATGAGAATTGCGAAGATCGATCTCTAGGTGACGAAATTCCCTTGTCTCCTCAAGAAGAGAGTCGAGAACCTTTGCAAGGTGACGAAACCAAACGCaacaaaataattcttcagtTGTGTTATGACCAGATTATCGCTCCTGTAAAAGATTTACTTACAGAGCCTGAAGTCATCATTGTGCCCGAGAGGTGTTCCTACCGAGTCCCTTTTGCTGCCTTACGGGATGAGCCAGcaggaaagtatttatcagaaaCCCACAGAATCCGCATCGTGCCTTCTCTGACGACTCTCAGAATCATCCAAGAATGTCCAGCGGACTACCACAGTCAGACCGGTGCACTGGTAGTGGGTGATCCTAAGGCTGGCTATGTGCAATACAGAGGACGTCCTCTGAACTTAGTACCATTGTCCGGTGcaagaaaagaagcagaaatGGTCGGTCGACTCCTGGGGGTTCAGCCCTTGTTAGGAGAACACGCAACAAAGCAGGCGGTACTTCACGTACTTCATTCGGCGAGTCTAATACATCTTGCTGCTCATGGTCATGCCGAcagaggagagattgcccttTCCCCTAATTGCACTACCAACGGCATTCCACAAGAAGAAGACTACCTTCTGACAATGTCCGACATTTCAAAGGTTAAGCTGCGTGCTAAACTGGTCGTacttagttgttgtcacagtgggcgtggaACGTTCAAACAAGAAGGAGTCATTGGAATCGCTCGCGCGTTCCTAGCAtctggtgcacgttcagtgttggtggCATCGTGGACCATACAAGACGAAGCAACAGAGCAGCTCATGAATCATTTCTACGAACGCCTGGCTGctggagaaagtgccagtgagtCCCTTCACCAGGCCATGAAGTGGTTGAGAAGCAACGGCTTCACCGAACCTCGCCAATGGGCTCCGTTTGTGCTGATGGGAGACAACGTAACATTTGACTTACAGAAATTAAG gcaAAAAGAACCGACAGAGGACGAGAATGAAGGAGACAAGAGACAGAGTAGCGACTGA